Proteins encoded within one genomic window of Ranitomeya variabilis isolate aRanVar5 chromosome 4, aRanVar5.hap1, whole genome shotgun sequence:
- the LPAR5 gene encoding lysophosphatidic acid receptor 5, with product MYTVSQASPVMNHSDLDSCDAHTPPRSRMVLLVGYSLLMPLGVILNGVSLVVFLRWLRPLTVVSTFLCNLALSDLLFSLSLPLRIYYYANNHWPFGKFLCRLSGSIFHINMYGSCLFLFCINVDRYLAIVHPLRFRHLRRRKVARLTCLCVWLIIVSGSVPAALVHDSRDCRDGEEVIHRCFEGLSSWSTYLMPLLFIAEVIGFLLPLGAVLYGSCHVFWELCRASEGGRNRHRRTIRLLILNLSIFLFCFVPYNATLVAYGLLRAELVPDFWNLRPILKKILTVTVLLASTNCALDPLVYYFSTEGFRNTISQMVRASKDFSKNGKSSKSTVTTEIKSFDIDKASNKESEKKEERHKFPHVRIAHSNGKERRKMIEESEI from the coding sequence GCGTCTCCAGTGATGAATCACTCGGATTTGGACAGCTGCGATGCACATACCCCTCCGCGGTCCCGGATGGTGCTCCTGGTGGGATACAGCCTCTTAATGCCCCTCGGGGTCATACTGAATGGCGTCTCTCTGGTGGTGTTCCTGCGCTGGCTGCGACCCCTCACCGTTGTCAGCACCTTCCTCTGTAACCTGGCCCTCAGTGATCTCCTCTTCTCGCTCTCGCTGCCCTTACGGATTTATTATTATGCCAATAACCACTGGCCGTTTGGCAAGTTCCTCTGCCGACTCTCCGGATCCATCTTCCACATCAACATGTACGGCAGCTGCCTGTTCCTCTTCTGCATCAATGTGGACCGATACTTGGCCATCGTTCACCCTCTACGTTTCCGTCATCTTCGCCGGCGCAAAGTCGCCCGTCTGACTTGCTTGTGCGTCTGGTTGATCATCGTGAGCGGGTCGGTACCGGCGGCTCTTGTGCATGACTCTAGAGACTGCCGGGATGGAGAGGAGGTGATACACCGCTGTTTTGAGGGACTAAGCAGCTGGAGCACCTACCTGATGCCTTTGCTCTTCATTGCGGAAGTCATCGGGTTCCTTTTGCCCCTTGGGGCAGTTCTCTACGGCTCCTGCCATGTCTTCTGGGAGCTATGCCGGGCATCAGAAGGGGGAAGAAATAGGCACAGGAGAACAATCCGACTGCTCATCCTTAACCTCAGCATCTTCCTTTTTTGCTTTGTCCCCTATAACGCAACCCTTGTGGCCTATGGGCTTCTCCGAGCCGAACTTGTCCCTGACTTTTGGAACCTCAGACCCATCCTGAAGAAGATCCTTACCGTCACCGTTCTTCTAGCCAGTACCAACTGCGCCCTGGACCCTCTGGTCTACTACTTCAGTACTGAAGGTTTCCGCAACACGATAAGCCAAATGGTCAGGGCTAGCAAGGACTTCAGTAAGAATGGAAAATCCTCCAAGAGCACGGTGACCACCGAGATCAAAAGCTTTGACATTGATAAGGCGTCCAACAAAGAGTCCGAGAAGAAAGAGGAGCGACACAAATTTCCACACGTTCGGATCGCCCATTCCAATGGCAAAGAGAGAAGAAAGATGATTGAGGAATCTGAGATATGA